A region from the Lolium perenne isolate Kyuss_39 chromosome 4, Kyuss_2.0, whole genome shotgun sequence genome encodes:
- the LOC127292664 gene encoding chalcone synthase 1-like, with protein sequence MAAVTVEEVRKAQRAEGPATVLAIGTTTPENIVYQADYADYYFRVTKSEHLVDLKDKFKKMCDKSMIHKRYMHLTEEILEEHPNICAYMAPSLDARQDILVAEIPKLGKTAAQKAIKEWGQPMSKITHLVFCTTSGVDMPGADYQLIKMLGLSPSVRRVMLYQQGCFAGGTVLRVAKDLAENNRGARVLVVCSEITAVTFRGPTETQLDSMVGQALFGDGAAAVIIGADPNMAIERPLFELVSASQTILPDTEGFIEGHLREVGLTFHLHRNVPVAISNNIERALVDAFAPLGIDDWNSIFWVAHPGCPAILDMVEARAKLDKNRMRATRHILSEYGNMSSACVLFILDEMRKRSLQDGNATTGEGMDWGVLFGFGPGLTVETVVLHSIPIPAP encoded by the exons ATGGCGGCGGTGACGGTAGAGGAGGTGAGGAAGGCGCAGCGGGCGGAGGGTCCGGCGACGGTCCTAGCCATAGGCACGACGACGCCGGAGAACATTGTGTACCAGGCAGACTACGCTGACTACTACTTCCGGGTGACCAAGAGCGAGCACCTCGTCGATCTCAAGGACAAGTTCAAGAAGATGT GCGACAAATCAATGATACACAAGCGATATATGCACTTGACCGAGGAAATCTTAGAGGAGCATCCCAACATCTGTGCGTACATGGCGCCCTCGCTGGATGCGCGGCAGGACATCCTAGTCGCTGAGATACCCAAGCTGGGGAAGACGGCAGCGCAGAAGGCCATCAAGGAGTGGGGCCAGCCAATGTCCAAGATCACACATCTGGTGTTTTGTACCACCTCCGGTGTGGACATGCCAGGCGCCGATTACCAGCTGATAAAGATGCTCGGCCTCAGCCCATCGGTGAGGCGCGTGATGTTGTACCAGCAGGGCTGCTTCGCCGGGGGGACGGTGCTCCGTGTTGCCAAAGACCTCGCCGAGAACAACCGCGGCGCTCGCGTGCTCGTCGTCTGCTCAGAGATCACTGCCGTCACATTCCGTGGCCCTACCGAGACCCAGCTCGACTCGATGGTCGGCCAGGCTCTCTTCGGAGACGGTGCAGCCGCGGTGATCATCGGTGCGGACCCCAACATGGCCATCGAGAGGCCTTTGTTCGAGCTGGTTTCGGCAAGCCAGACCATACTTCCAGACACAGAGGGCTTCatcgaaggccacctccgggagGTGGGgctcaccttccacctccacagGAATGTGCCAGTAGCCATCTCCAACAACATCGAGCGCGCGTTGGTGGACGCATTCGCGCCGCTGGGCATCGACGACTGGAACTCCATCTTCTGGGTGGCTCACCCTGGTTGCCCGGCGATCCTGGACATGGTGGAGGCAAGGGCCAAGCTCGACAAGAATCGGATGCGTGCCACCCGGCACATCCTCTCGGAGTACGGTAATATGTCCAGTGCGTGCGTCCTCTTCATCCTCGACGAGATGCGCAAGCGCTCTTTGCAAGATGGAAACGCCACCACCGGTGAAGGCATGGACTGGGGCGTGCTCTTCGGCTTCGGCCCTGGTCTCACTGTCGAGACCGTAGTCCTCCACAGCATCCCAATCCCCGCGCCATGA
- the LOC127348391 gene encoding uncharacterized protein translates to MGLCVSYDAAADGVATARVVLPSGELREYSHPATAAMALEEVGHGKQGWFLCDADAMGFEGSVAAVAGGEELRPGQIYFVLPGEMLRRRLTLEEVSALAVKASAALVKAATASSGAGRRRRGSVAPLVFEPSEEDYSDDAVMTSIAAKPVVARKRVVAYRAGRSPPRFSPDLTAIPESE, encoded by the coding sequence ATGGGTCTTTGCGTGTCGTACGACGCGGCAGCCGACGGCGTGGCCACCGCGAGGGTGGTGCTGCCCAGCGGCGAGCTCCGGGAGTACTCTCATCCGGCCACGGCAGCTATGGCGCTGGAAGAGGTCGGCCATGGAAAGCAGGGGTGGTTCCTCTGCGACGCCGACGCGATGGGCTTCGAGGGCTCCGTCGCGGCAGTGGCCGGAGGCGAGGAGCTCCGGCCGGGGCAGATCTACTTCGTGCTCCCGGGCGAGATGCTGCGCCGCCGCCTCACCCTCGAAGAGGTGTCGGCGCTGGCGGTCAAAGCCAGCGCCGCGCTCGTTAAGGCCGCCACCGCCTCGTCTGGCGCCGGCCGGCGCCGGCGAGGATCCGTGGCGCCGCTCGTGTTCGAGCCATCCGAGGAGGATTACTCGGACGATGCGGTGATGACTTCCATCGCGGCGAAGCCGGTAGTGGCCCGGAAGCGGGTGGTCGCGTACCGGGCCGGGAGATCGCCGCCGAGGTTCTCTCCCGACTTGACCGCCATCCCGGAAAGCGAGTAG